The nucleotide window TTGGCGGGGTTCTTTTTCTTGCGGAAACTCGAGTCCTTTAAAAGCTCCCCCTAAGAAGGATTTCCGAGATGACGTTCGACCAGCCGTCTCCTGCGATTCCGTGGACTATTGCAGCGTTGGGGATGGTGTCGATGCGTTTATCGAGTCCGGGGGAGAGGAGCGCATTTTCGACGAGGAAACTCGCTCCGACGACTTCTGCGCATAACATGTCGCTCGGTCCGTCTCCGATCATTATGGCTTTTTGCGGATCGATTTTCCTTCGCTCGAGATCGAGCGCGATTGCACGGCGCTTGGATACACCTGCCGGAGTGAGGTGATAGGCGCGAATCGGCTCGTCGCTCTGTTTGAGGGTATGCATCTTTGGATGGATGACCCCGTTATCGATAAACGACAGGGGTAGCGCAATCGTTTCGAGCACCTCGAGTGCTTTTTGGCGGTTGACAAAGCCACGGAGCACGTCTGTCGTCTCCCGGTTTTCATGCCAGGGCGCATGGTGCTCGATTTGACCGGGAAAAGTTTCTTCCAGGAGTTCGAGGGCACCGGATTCACGAATGATATCGAGGGGAGTTTGGCCGTGCTTGAGTTTGAATTTCCACTCGGGGATATCGTAGATGATCTCGCGTTCGCGGCCGTCATAGTAGGTGCGAATCGCGCCCGCCTCCGCGATGAAGTCGGTCCAGCCGCACATGCGCACGATTTCGGTCAGCTGGATGCGGGAGCGTCCCGAAACCGGAATGATGGGGAGGCCGGCTTTATTGGCTGCAACTATGGTCTCTGCCGTGCGAGTCGAAGGCATGCCTTGCCCGTCGATGAGCAACGTGCCGCCTTTCCCCAAAAGGGTTCCGTCCAAATCGGTGTAGACGATCCGGACATCTTCGAGCGATGCGGTCAGTTCGGGTGCATCTTTGAGGTAGCGTGTCATATCTGGTCCTTTTCCCTGAGGCCGGCCAATGCATATTTCGCCAGATCGTCGGCCAAATCGTTCGGGTCGAGACCGGGGTGTATGACAGTCCAGTTCAAAGCGCCGGCCAAAAACGTTGCGAATATGGTTTGCGCGGTGAATTGAATATCGAAGTCTTTTCTGAAGATACCGAGTTCTTGTCCGCGCTCTATTTCGCGGACGAATATTTTAACGATGTCTTGGACTTTGCTGTCGAGTGTTGCCCGCCATTCGCGGTCTTCGCGCCACATTTCGGAAAGTAAGAACTTCGCAAAGTCGCGTCGTTTATCGATTTGGCGCATCTGTTCGCGCGCCAAAGCATCGATTGCTTCGCTGGGATCCATTTCCGGGAGAATCGCTCGATTGAGTCTTACGGCCAAAAGCTCAAGCCCGGAAGCTATAAGTTGTTCTCCGAGCGCGGCTTTCGAATCGAAATAATAGTAGACGACACCTTTGGCCACGCCTGCTTTTGCGGCGATTTCATCGACCGAAGCGCCCGCATAACCGCGTTCACCGATAATCTTCATCGCGGCTGAGAAGAGGAGCTCTTTTTTGCTTTTTTTCTTGGGGCTTTCTGTCGCCACGCGCATATCCTCTTCATCGGGTGGGTTGTGCTTCTCATTATACCGCAAGGGTAATGCTCGGCGGTTCGATTACGCAGGAGAATTGACCGGTCGGTCAGATTATTGGCATAACGGTTACTTTATCCCATATAATGCTCGTATGGCGAAAATCAGTATACATAATTTGTCGTTGACCTATAGCTCGGTGGGTGACGATATTCACGCACTCGACGGTATTTCATTCGAGGTCGAGCGAGGCGAGGCAATCGCTCTCATCGGACCGAGCGGTTGCGGAAAGTCCACGGTGCTCAAGCTCATCGCCGGTCTGATGAAACCCGATGTCGGGCAGATAACCCTCGATGGCGAACCGATCTTGAAACCGCGCCGGGAGACGGCGCTGATTCTACAGGATTACGGGCTTCTTCCGTGGAAGACGGTTATCGACAACGCGGCGCTCGGCCTCAAGATAGCGGGTTTGCCGAAGAATATCGCGCGGGAGCGTGCGAGGAAATCGCTGAGTGTCGTCGGTCTTGACGGCTATGAGAAGAATTTTCCCCAACAATTGAGCGGTGGAATGAAACAGCGTCTTGCGATTGCACGCTCCTTGGCTCTCGATGCGGACGTGGTGTTGATGGACGAGCCACTCTCCGCGCTCGATGCTCTGACGCGAGAAGAGCTGCAAAACGTGATGCTCGATTTATGGAATACGCGCTCGTATACACAAATACTTGTGACCCACTCGATCGAGGAGGCAATCTATCTTGGTCAAAGAATCGTTCTCATGACTTCACGCCCCGGGCGTGTGGCTCGGATTATCGAGAACCCGGGAATGGGAACCCGCGCGTATCGGAACAGTCGCGAGTTCTTCGAAATGTGCACACACTTACGCTCTTTGCTGGAAAGCGAGGGGGCGTACCATGGGTAGAATCGGCGACGCGAAAATGTCTGTAAAGGTCGGTCCGTTCCTCCGAAAAATCGGTGGATATATCGCGGCGACCGCTGCGCTCATTCTTTTATGGGCGCTTGCTTCGTGGGCGCTTCATTCGCCCGCGCTTCCCATGCCGGCGGCGGCGTTTAAACAGTTCTTCGCTCAGTTCACCGCCATGCTTCCGCACGCCGCAATTTCTTTGTGGCGCATCGCGGCGGCGATGCTCGCGGGCACCGCGCTGGCCTTACCGCTCGGGCTTTGGATCGGACGCTCGAAGAAGGCCGATGTGTTTTTCGCGCCGCTTCTCTATCTGCTCTATCCGATTCCCAAAGTCGTGTTCCTCCCCGTTTTGATGGTGCTGTTGGGACTCGGCGACGCGCCGAAAATCGTGCTCATCGGGACGGTTATCTTTTTTCAGACAATCGTCACTGCTCGCGATAGCGCCAAATCGATAGCGCCGGCAAGCATTATGAGCGTGCGTTCTTTAGGGGCTCGGCCCCTTCAGATTGCAATTGATGTTGTATTGCCGGCATCGCTGCCCGATCTGTTCACCTCGCTTCGCATCAACACCGGGACCGCAATCGCGATTCTGTTTTTGACGGAGTCGATAGCTGGCACAAGCGGTCTGGGATATTACATCGTCAATGCGTGGGGGATGATCGACTATCCTTCGATGTTTGCCGGAATAATCGCAATGGCGTTGATGGGCGTAGTCCTCTACGAACTGATCAATCTACTGGAATCAAGGCTTTTGCGTTGGAAAAAGGCATAGGATCATGGCCGCGCATCTGCGAAGATTGAAGCATCCCTGACAAAATAAAAGAACAGGCCGAGAGCGAGAATGCATTCAGCCTGTTCTTTTATGTATGTATGGTGCCCCCGGCACGATTCGAACGTGCGACACCAGCTTTAGGAGAGCTGTGCTCTATCCCCTGAGCTACGAGGGCATAGAGGAATTACTTCTTCGCGTCTATAAGCAAAGTGATGGTCGTTCCTTTTTTGACGCTTGCTCCATCTTGCGGATCTTGCTCGAGAACGGTGTTGTTCTCGGAATGGGGCTCATAGATAGAGGAAACCTTCAACCCGAGTGTAGTAAGCATGTTCGTTGCGGCTGCCTTTGTCAAACCGACGACGTCGGGAACTGCGACCTTGACGACCTGCGCCCCTTTGCTCACCGTTATCGTCACCTTCGAGCCGTCGCTTACGCTGAGCCCGGAACTGGGATTTTGGCTGATGACGACGCCGCTGGCCACCGTGTCGCTATACGTCTTATTCACCGATACCGTGAAGCCGGAGTCGGCAAGTTTTGTTTTCGCCCTCGCCTCCGATAGATCGACGACGCTCGGGACGGTTGAGGACCTAATGCCCTTTGAGGGAACGTAGGATATGGCAGATCCCTTGGTGACTTTTTCGCCGGAGAAGGGACTTTGACTTATGACGAATCCCGAGTCGACCTTGTCACTGTATTCGGCAGGCTGCGCATTCACGGTGAAGCCTGCTTTTTCAATTGCCGTTCGTGCGTCTGCTTCGGAAAGGCTCGTGACATCGGGCACGGTGATTTTTTGAGCTCCGAGGCTTACCGTCAGGTTGATCTTCGCGCCCTTTTCCGCGTTTGTATCGGCGCTGGGCGACTGGCTGATAATCGAGCCCGCAACGACGATGTCGTCGTTGCGTTGCGTCGTCCCACCGACGACGAATCCGGCACCGGTCAGCTCGGTCGTGGCCTCTGTGAGTGTTTTCCCGACCACATTCGGGACGGCTATGCTACTTCCTCCGAGAAGTCCGAGCCCATAGGCGGCTCCGATTCCCGCGCCGATGATGGATATGGCAACAAGCAGCCAAATCCACCATGTTTTCTTCTTTTTAGAGGCCATGTTCGGATCCTTCGGGTAGTTATCGTGTGTATTGCCATATTCGTTATGCGCACCGACGACCGGCATGACGGTCGTGGCACCGGCTGCCGCGCCCATCAGCGGAGCACCGACGAGTGTCGGGCTGTCGGTGCTACCCATGCCACGGGCGACTCTTAGCAAATCGCGTCGCATATCCTCTGAGGTGGCGTAGCGTTCGCGCGGATCCTTGGTAAGTGCACGCCCGATTATCGCTTCGAGAGCGGGGTCGAGAGCGGGATTTATTTTCGAGGGGCGAACAGGCTGTTCGTTGACTTGTTTGAGTGCGACGGCAATCGGAGTCTCCGCATCGAAGGGGAGTTTGCCGCAGCTTGCCTCGTATAACACGATACCGAGCGAATAAAGATCGCTTGCCGCCGTCAGGGGTTTACCTTGTGCTTGCTCAGGCGACACGTAGTGCGCAGTTCCGAAAACAGAACCGGTCTGCGTCATGGTGGTGTTGCCTGCACGTGCGATACCGAAGTCCATGACTTTGACGCCGCCGTCAGGGGTGACCATGATGTTATGCGGCTTGATATCGCGGTGGATGATATCGTATCCGTGCGCGACGGCGAGCGCGGCGCACACTTGCTGGCCGATGTCGGCGACCTCCTTGCTGGGGAGGAATCCTTTTTGTTGGATGAGTTTTTTGAGGTCCTGGCCGCGTACGTACTCCATGACGATGTAATACGTTTCATCGTCTTGGCCCCAGTCGTAGATGTTGACGATATAAGGACTCTGGAGGTTTGCCGCGGCTTGGGCTTCCTGTCTGAAGCGTGCGGCAAAATGTTCATCCGTGGCGTATTTGGCGTGCATGACTTTCACGGCCACACTACGCCCGAGCGTCTCATCGACGGCCTTATACACATCGGCCATACCGCCGGTGCCGATTTTTTCTGTCACACGATAACGCTGCCCAAAGATGGTGTTGATCACGTAAGCTCACTCCGCTCGATAAATAACTATCTGTATTGTAATGTATAGCCGATATTAATGCAGGCCAAGTGCAGCTTTGAGCACCGCCCTTGCGGCGGGTGCTGCTATTTTGCCACCCTGTCCTCCGTTTTCAAGCATAATCGCCAGTGCGACAGTCGGGTTGTCTGCGGGTGCAAATGCTATAAACCATGCATTCGGTGTTTTTGTCTTCCCGATTTCCGCCGTCCCGGTTTTTCCGGCCACCGTTACATCGAGAAGGGCGGCGCCCCGTCCGCTTCCGTCGGCGACGACCCCTTTCATGGCGTCGGTGACTTGATTCGCGATATCTGTCGAGCATGCAGTTTTCCACCTCACCGGTGAGGTGATGCTCAAAGAACCTGTTATCTTGCCTGTCGGTGAGTTGATGCTTTTGATGACATAGGGCTTCATCACGATTCCGTCATCGGCGATGCCGCTTGCGATCAATGCCATTTGGAAGACGGTTGCTTGCGGACCCGCCGGGGAGGTGTGCTCGCCGACCGGTTGTCCGATTCCCGCCCATGCCGTTTCCCATGTAGTCATTTCCAACGGGTCGGGCATGAGAGAGGTCTCGATACCCAAGTCATAGGGAATGGTGCTGTTGAATCCGAATTTTTCCGATTGTGCGACAAGCCTCTTCGCGCCGAGCTGCACAGCCACCTGACCGAAGACCGTGTTTATTGATTTGGCGGTCGCCATTTTTAGCGTCGTCCTGCTGTAGCTTGATTTCTCGAAGTTGGTGACCGCTGCGTTTCCGATGATCATGCTGGCGGGTGCTTTATACGTCGTCGTCGGGGTGGCGACATTGTTCGCATACACTCCGGTCAAGGTGACGACTTTGAACGTCGAACCGGGCGCGAGAATGGTTTGTCTCGATCGGTCGAGCAGGGATGAATTGCTGTCGGTATTGAGTTTCTGCCATTCGTCGGTGACGGTGCCCGGGTCAAATGTCGGGCTGGACGCCGAGGCCAGTACGGCTCCCGTTTTCGGGTTCATGACCACTATCGCGCCTTTACCGCTTCCGGCCTCGAGCGCTTTCTCGGCAGCCTTTTGGACCTTCGAGTCGATGGTCAAAGTGACACTGTCGCCCTTAATCGGTTGATTGGTCGCAGCGCCGATGACATCGTCGAAGGTGGAGAACGTGCGCTGTCCGGTGAGGACGTCGTTGGCTATGCGTTCGATGCCGGAACGACCGAATTTCGTTGAGTAGTAACCGATCGTATGCGCGGCAAGCGACTTATGCGGATAGACGCGCTTATAGGTGCCGTCTTTCTGCAGTATCGATTCAGCGAGGGTGACACCATCGCTTGTGACGATTGGTCCGCGGGCACTCCGTAGCTCCCGTGATAAGTTTCGAGTATTCGCGACGTTGTTTTGCAAAGAGCGCGCATGGATGACCTGCAACCAAGTCAGGTTCCCGACGAGCGCGACCATCAGGAGCGAAAAGAACACCGCAAGCCCGCCCAAACGCTTCGATAAAGAGAGACGCCCGAGAACGGAAGTGCCTTTTTGTGCGCTTACCAATTCCGTGGACAGGCCGGTGGACGCGTCGCTCGCCCGAATGAGGAGTGCGAGCAACATAAAAGTCGAGAGCATAGAGGAGCCTCCGCGACTGATGAACGGTAAGGTGATACCGGTCAGAGGAATCAGTCCGGTCACGCCACCGACGATGACGAAAACCTGCAAACCGAGCGAGGCTGTCAACCCGACGGCGGTGAAGGAAGCCATGTCGGACTTCGCCCGGGATGCAATCGATATGCCTCGGTATATCACTACGAGAAAACAAATGATGACGGCGCATGCACCGAGGAGCCCGAGCTCCTCACCTATTGCGGCGAAAATAAAGTCGGTGTCGACGAAAGGAATGCGAGTCGGCAAGCCGGCACCTATGCCGCGCCCGATGAATCCTCCGTCGGCGAAAGCGAAAATCGATTGGACGAGTTGGTACCCTTTACCGGCTGCGTCTTGGAACGGGTGTAGCCAAATATCAACACGCGTTTGAACATGGGTGAACATTTTGTAGGCCAAAGTCGCTCCGCCGCTGAAAAGCACGAGCCCGATGGCGACATAGCTCGGCCTGCCGGTGGCCACATAGAGCATAATCAGAAAAATTCCGAAGAAGAGCAGAGAGGAACCGAGATCTTTTTCGGCCACCATGACGAGAAAAGAAATCGCCCACATGAACAACAGCGGGCCGAGCGTGCGCAACTCCGGCATGGGTATACGCAAAATCCGCCGTGTCGATACGGTCAGCATCTCACGGTTTTCAGACAAGTACGAAGCCATGAATAGGATTATGAGGACACGTGCGATTTCTCCCGGCTGGATGGAAAGGGAACCTAAGCGAATCCAAAGCTTCGATCCGTTGATTTCTCGGCCGATGAGTGCCGGCAAAACCATGAGAACGATTCCGACGACCATAAGTGTGTACTTATAATTCCCCACGCGTTCGAGGGAGGGAATGGCTGCGAGTATTGCGATGAGTGCCACGACGCCGATGAAAAGCCAGGCGATTTGGGTGAAGGCTTTTTCGGGCGTAAGGCGCGTGATGAACGCGATGCCGATGCTGCTTAAGACAAAAGCGACCGGGAGGAGAACCGGGTCCGCATTTTTCGCAAAATAGCGAAGGGCGATGTGCGCCGCGGCAAAAAGGGCGAAGAGGCTGATGGGTACGGTGAGGTACGTCCATGAAAAGTTGCCGCTTGCTTGAGCACCGACCAGTGCGAAGAGAAGTACCACCGGAACGGCAGCGACCGCAAGGAGCATCAACTCCCTATTTCTGCGTGAGCTCATTTCGGGGCCTGCAAATTTTCTTGATAGCGGTGCAATCGGCTCATCGCCGCTTCCCGACTGTCGAATGTTTCCTCCGAAGATACATTTTGCTGCTCGATGGGCGGCAACATGTCGACGGTGAATGTCGATTCGGTGCTGAGCGC belongs to Coriobacteriia bacterium and includes:
- a CDS encoding HAD family phosphatase, encoding MTRYLKDAPELTASLEDVRIVYTDLDGTLLGKGGTLLIDGQGMPSTRTAETIVAANKAGLPIIPVSGRSRIQLTEIVRMCGWTDFIAEAGAIRTYYDGREREIIYDIPEWKFKLKHGQTPLDIIRESGALELLEETFPGQIEHHAPWHENRETTDVLRGFVNRQKALEVLETIALPLSFIDNGVIHPKMHTLKQSDEPIRAYHLTPAGVSKRRAIALDLERRKIDPQKAIMIGDGPSDMLCAEVVGASFLVENALLSPGLDKRIDTIPNAAIVHGIAGDGWSNVISEILLRGSF
- the pknB gene encoding Stk1 family PASTA domain-containing Ser/Thr kinase, whose translation is MINTIFGQRYRVTEKIGTGGMADVYKAVDETLGRSVAVKVMHAKYATDEHFAARFRQEAQAAANLQSPYIVNIYDWGQDDETYYIVMEYVRGQDLKKLIQQKGFLPSKEVADIGQQVCAALAVAHGYDIIHRDIKPHNIMVTPDGGVKVMDFGIARAGNTTMTQTGSVFGTAHYVSPEQAQGKPLTAASDLYSLGIVLYEASCGKLPFDAETPIAVALKQVNEQPVRPSKINPALDPALEAIIGRALTKDPRERYATSEDMRRDLLRVARGMGSTDSPTLVGAPLMGAAAGATTVMPVVGAHNEYGNTHDNYPKDPNMASKKKKTWWIWLLVAISIIGAGIGAAYGLGLLGGSSIAVPNVVGKTLTEATTELTGAGFVVGGTTQRNDDIVVAGSIISQSPSADTNAEKGAKINLTVSLGAQKITVPDVTSLSEADARTAIEKAGFTVNAQPAEYSDKVDSGFVISQSPFSGEKVTKGSAISYVPSKGIRSSTVPSVVDLSEARAKTKLADSGFTVSVNKTYSDTVASGVVISQNPSSGLSVSDGSKVTITVSKGAQVVKVAVPDVVGLTKAAATNMLTTLGLKVSSIYEPHSENNTVLEQDPQDGASVKKGTTITLLIDAKK
- a CDS encoding ABC transporter permease; its protein translation is MSVKVGPFLRKIGGYIAATAALILLWALASWALHSPALPMPAAAFKQFFAQFTAMLPHAAISLWRIAAAMLAGTALALPLGLWIGRSKKADVFFAPLLYLLYPIPKVVFLPVLMVLLGLGDAPKIVLIGTVIFFQTIVTARDSAKSIAPASIMSVRSLGARPLQIAIDVVLPASLPDLFTSLRINTGTAIAILFLTESIAGTSGLGYYIVNAWGMIDYPSMFAGIIAMALMGVVLYELINLLESRLLRWKKA
- a CDS encoding ABC transporter ATP-binding protein; its protein translation is MAKISIHNLSLTYSSVGDDIHALDGISFEVERGEAIALIGPSGCGKSTVLKLIAGLMKPDVGQITLDGEPILKPRRETALILQDYGLLPWKTVIDNAALGLKIAGLPKNIARERARKSLSVVGLDGYEKNFPQQLSGGMKQRLAIARSLALDADVVLMDEPLSALDALTREELQNVMLDLWNTRSYTQILVTHSIEEAIYLGQRIVLMTSRPGRVARIIENPGMGTRAYRNSREFFEMCTHLRSLLESEGAYHG
- a CDS encoding TetR/AcrR family transcriptional regulator; this translates as MATESPKKKSKKELLFSAAMKIIGERGYAGASVDEIAAKAGVAKGVVYYYFDSKAALGEQLIASGLELLAVRLNRAILPEMDPSEAIDALAREQMRQIDKRRDFAKFLLSEMWREDREWRATLDSKVQDIVKIFVREIERGQELGIFRKDFDIQFTAQTIFATFLAGALNWTVIHPGLDPNDLADDLAKYALAGLREKDQI
- a CDS encoding FtsW/RodA/SpoVE family cell cycle protein, which encodes MSSRRNRELMLLAVAAVPVVLLFALVGAQASGNFSWTYLTVPISLFALFAAAHIALRYFAKNADPVLLPVAFVLSSIGIAFITRLTPEKAFTQIAWLFIGVVALIAILAAIPSLERVGNYKYTLMVVGIVLMVLPALIGREINGSKLWIRLGSLSIQPGEIARVLIILFMASYLSENREMLTVSTRRILRIPMPELRTLGPLLFMWAISFLVMVAEKDLGSSLLFFGIFLIMLYVATGRPSYVAIGLVLFSGGATLAYKMFTHVQTRVDIWLHPFQDAAGKGYQLVQSIFAFADGGFIGRGIGAGLPTRIPFVDTDFIFAAIGEELGLLGACAVIICFLVVIYRGISIASRAKSDMASFTAVGLTASLGLQVFVIVGGVTGLIPLTGITLPFISRGGSSMLSTFMLLALLIRASDASTGLSTELVSAQKGTSVLGRLSLSKRLGGLAVFFSLLMVALVGNLTWLQVIHARSLQNNVANTRNLSRELRSARGPIVTSDGVTLAESILQKDGTYKRVYPHKSLAAHTIGYYSTKFGRSGIERIANDVLTGQRTFSTFDDVIGAATNQPIKGDSVTLTIDSKVQKAAEKALEAGSGKGAIVVMNPKTGAVLASASSPTFDPGTVTDEWQKLNTDSNSSLLDRSRQTILAPGSTFKVVTLTGVYANNVATPTTTYKAPASMIIGNAAVTNFEKSSYSRTTLKMATAKSINTVFGQVAVQLGAKRLVAQSEKFGFNSTIPYDLGIETSLMPDPLEMTTWETAWAGIGQPVGEHTSPAGPQATVFQMALIASGIADDGIVMKPYVIKSINSPTGKITGSLSITSPVRWKTACSTDIANQVTDAMKGVVADGSGRGAALLDVTVAGKTGTAEIGKTKTPNAWFIAFAPADNPTVALAIMLENGGQGGKIAAPAARAVLKAALGLH